ACTACCCCGGTCAGGCCGACCTGCGCGGCCGCCAGGACCGCCTGCACGAGTCGCTGCAGGAGATCTACGCCCGCCTCGGCGACGAGCAGCGCCTCGTGCTCGAGTACAAGTTCTTCGAGCCGGCGTTCTACCACACCGACGTTCCCGACTGGGGTACGAGCTACGCCCAGGTCGCCGCGCTCGGCGACAAGGCCATGGTCTGCCTCGACACCGGCCACCACGCCCCCGGCACGAACATCGAGTTCATCGTCATGCAACTGCTGCGGCTCGGCAAGCTCGGCAGCTTCGACTTCAACTCGCGCTTCTACGCCGACGACGACCTCATCGTGGGCGCGGCCGACCCGTACCAGCTGTTCCGCATCCTCTTCGAGGTGATCCGCGGCGGCGGCCTGAACAACCCCGACGTCGCGTTCATGCTCGACCAGTGCCACAACGTCGAAGACAAGGTGCCAGGTCAGATCCGCTCCGTGCTGAACGTGCAGGAGATGACGGCTCGCGCGCTCATCGTCGACACCGACGCGCTTCGTGCGGCACAGCTGTCGGGCGACGTGCTCGAGGCCAACCGCATCTTCATGGACGCCTTCTACACCGACGTGCGCCCGGCCCTCGCCGAATGGCGCGAGTCGCGGGGCCTGCCCGCCGACCCCATGGCCGCCTTCGCGGCATCCGGCTACCTGCAGCAGATCGCGGCCGACCGCGTCGGCGGCGTGCAGGCCAGCTGGGGCGCCTGAGCCTCCCCGACCACCCTCCGCACCACCGAAGGAACCTCCTCATGACGAACCAGGCAGCAGCAGACCTCATCGCGCGGTCGAACCGCCTCGGCGCCGACCCGAAGAACACGAACTACGCGGGCGGCAACACCTCGGCCAAGGGCACCGAGACCGACCCGGTCACGGGCGAGCCCGTCGAGCTCATGTGGGTCAAGGGCTCGGGCGGCGACCTCGGCACGCTCACCGAGCAGGGCCTCGCGGTGCTGCGCCTCGACCGGCTGCGCGCGCTCGAGGGCGTCTACCCGGGCCTCGAGCGCGAAGACGAGATGGTCGCCGCGTTCGACTACACCCTGCACGGCAAGGGCGGCGCGGCGCCGTCGATCGACACGGCCATGCACGGGCTCGTCGACGCGGCGCACGTCGACCACCTGCACCCCGACTCCGGCATCGCCATCGCGACCGCGGCCGACGGCGAGGAGCTGACGGCCAAGATCTTCGGCGACAAGGTCGTGTGGGTGCCGTGGCGCCGGCCCGGCTTCCAGCTCGGGCTCGACATCGCCGCGATCAAGGCGGCGAACCCCGCCGCGATCGGCTGCATCCTCGGCGGTCACGGCATCACGGCCTGGGGCGACACCTCCGAGCAGACCGAGGCGAACTCCCTCTGGATCATCGACACCGCCGCCGCGTACATCGCCGAGCACGGCGCGGCCGAGCCGTTCGGCGCCGAGCTCGAGGGCTACGCCCCACTCGAGGCATCCGAACGCCGCGCGAAGGCGGCCGCCCTCGCGGCGACCGTCCGCGGCATCGCGAGCCACGACCGGCCCATGGTCGGCCACTTCACCGACGCCCCCGAGGTGCTCGACTTCCTCTCCCGCGCCGAGCACCCGCGCCTCGCGGCGCTGGGCACGAGCTGCCCCGACCACTTCCTGCGCACGAAGGTCAAGCCGATGGTGCTCGACCTTCCGGCTTCCGCGAGCATCGAGGACTCGGTCGAGCGCCTGACGGAGCTGCACGAGGCCTACCGCGCCGAGTACCAGGCGTACTACGACGCGCACGCGGATGCCTCGAGCCCCGCCATCCGCGGCGCCGACCCGCTCATCGTGCTCGTGCCCGGCGTCGGCATGTTCAGCTACGGCGCGAACAAGCAGACCGCGCGCGTGGCCGGAGAGTTCTACGTCAACGCGATCAACGTGATGCGCGGCGCCGAGGCGCTTTCGACCTACTCCCCCATCAGCGACGCCGAGAAGTTCGCGATCGAGTACTGGGCGCTCGAGGAGGCGAAGCTCCAGCGCATGCCGAAGCCGAAGCCCCATGCGGGCCGCATCGCGCTCGTGACGGGCGCGGCCTCCGGCATCGGCAAGGCGATCGCCACTCGCCTGGCGGCCGAGGGCGCCTGCGTCGTCATCGCCGACCTCGACCTCGAGAAGGCCCAGGCCGCCGCAGCCGAGCTCGGCAACGCCGACGTCGCGATCGGCGTGCAGGCGAACGTGACGGATGCCTCGGCGATCCAGCGCGCGATCGACGACGCCGTGCTCGCCTTCGGCGGCCTCGACCTCGTCGTGAACAATGCCGGGCTGAGCCTGTCGAAGCCCCTGCTCGAGACGACCGAGGCCGACTGGGACCTGCAGCACGACGTCATGGCCAAGGGCTCGTTCCTCGTGTCGAAGGCCGCCGCGCGCGTGCTCATCGACCAGGGCCTCGGCGGCGACATCATCTACATCTCGTCGAAGAACTCGGTGTTCGCGGGTCCGAACAACATCGCCTACTCGGCGACGAAGGCCGACCAGGCCCACCAGGTGCGCCTCCTCGCCGTCGAACTCGGCGAGTACGGCATCAAGGTCAACGGCATCAACCCCGACGGCGTCGTGCGCGGCTCCGGCATCTTCGCGAGCGGCTGGGGCGCGAACCGCGCGAAGACCTACGGCATCGAGGAGCAGGACCTCGGCAAGTTCTACGCCCAGCGCACGATCCTCAAGCGCGAGGTGCTCCCCGAGCACGTCGCGAACGCGGTCATCGTGCTCACCGGACCCGAGCTCAGCCACACCACCGGCCTGCACATCCCCGTCGACGCGGGCGTCGCGGCAGCCTTCCTGCGATGAGCGGCACGAGCGCGGGCACCGTCGCGGCCGTCGACCTCGGGGCGACGAGCGGACGCGTCAT
The DNA window shown above is from Agromyces cerinus and carries:
- the rhaI gene encoding L-rhamnose isomerase; this translates as MSILPTDVLGQLEQQSIELPSWAFGNSGTRFKVFATPGTPRDPFEKIADAAQVHRFTALAPKVALHIPWDKVDDYSALRAHAEEHGVELGTVNSNTFQDDDYKFGALTHESAGVRRKAIDHHLECIDIMHSTGSRDLKIWLAEGSNYPGQADLRGRQDRLHESLQEIYARLGDEQRLVLEYKFFEPAFYHTDVPDWGTSYAQVAALGDKAMVCLDTGHHAPGTNIEFIVMQLLRLGKLGSFDFNSRFYADDDLIVGAADPYQLFRILFEVIRGGGLNNPDVAFMLDQCHNVEDKVPGQIRSVLNVQEMTARALIVDTDALRAAQLSGDVLEANRIFMDAFYTDVRPALAEWRESRGLPADPMAAFAASGYLQQIAADRVGGVQASWGA
- a CDS encoding bifunctional aldolase/short-chain dehydrogenase gives rise to the protein MTNQAAADLIARSNRLGADPKNTNYAGGNTSAKGTETDPVTGEPVELMWVKGSGGDLGTLTEQGLAVLRLDRLRALEGVYPGLEREDEMVAAFDYTLHGKGGAAPSIDTAMHGLVDAAHVDHLHPDSGIAIATAADGEELTAKIFGDKVVWVPWRRPGFQLGLDIAAIKAANPAAIGCILGGHGITAWGDTSEQTEANSLWIIDTAAAYIAEHGAAEPFGAELEGYAPLEASERRAKAAALAATVRGIASHDRPMVGHFTDAPEVLDFLSRAEHPRLAALGTSCPDHFLRTKVKPMVLDLPASASIEDSVERLTELHEAYRAEYQAYYDAHADASSPAIRGADPLIVLVPGVGMFSYGANKQTARVAGEFYVNAINVMRGAEALSTYSPISDAEKFAIEYWALEEAKLQRMPKPKPHAGRIALVTGAASGIGKAIATRLAAEGACVVIADLDLEKAQAAAAELGNADVAIGVQANVTDASAIQRAIDDAVLAFGGLDLVVNNAGLSLSKPLLETTEADWDLQHDVMAKGSFLVSKAAARVLIDQGLGGDIIYISSKNSVFAGPNNIAYSATKADQAHQVRLLAVELGEYGIKVNGINPDGVVRGSGIFASGWGANRAKTYGIEEQDLGKFYAQRTILKREVLPEHVANAVIVLTGPELSHTTGLHIPVDAGVAAAFLR